Sequence from the Flavobacteriales bacterium genome:
CATCGATATCGATGACCTCACCTGCGAAATAGAGCCCGGAGTGTAATTTGCTTTCCATGGTGCGGAAATCGACCTGCTTTCGATCGATTCCACCACAGGTCACGAACTCTTCTTTGAATGTACTCTTTCCGTCCACCTCGAACGTAGATGCGGTTAGGTACTCCACAAATCGATCCATCTGTTCCCGTGAGAGACTGGCCCAATTGGCATCATATAGCTTGGCCATATAGCAGAAGCGTTCCCAGAGTCTTCTTGCC
This genomic interval carries:
- a CDS encoding aminoacetone oxidase family FAD-binding enzyme, producing ARRLWERFCYMAKLYDANWASLSREQMDRFVEYLTASTFEVDGKSTFKEEFVTCGGIDRKQVDFRTMESKLHSGLYFAGEVIDIDAITGGFNFQAAWTEAVIAAEAISQQV